In bacterium, the DNA window TCAGTGCCTCTTCCCCGCTTCGGGCAATAGACACATTATAACCTTCGGATTCAAGCAGAAGTCTCAGAAGATAGATAATCTCAAGATCGTTATCTACTATTAATATTCTCTTTTCCATCGCTTGGCAGAGTAACTGTTATTTTAAATGTCCCCATCTTTCGGACACGGGCCACCATACAAAAAAAGCCTTTCCGAGGATGTTATCTCTCGGCACAAATCCCCAATACCTGCTGTCCTTGCTGTTATCGCTGTTGTCGCCGAGAACATAATACATGTCTTCGGGTATTTGCACTGCGCGTCCCATTTGTCCGTATTCCCCGTCAAAATCAGAAAAATCAGTGTTTCTGTAATAAATATCTTTAAGATTTGCGGGTTTGGGCGCGATTTTGCCGTCTATATATATATCCCCGTCTTTAATTTCAATTGTTTCCCCGGGAAGCCCTATAACCCTCTTTATATAATCCTTATGCTGGTCAAGCCCTATTATGTTTCTTGTCTGAAAAACAACTATGTCCCATCTCGCGGGTTCTTTTACAGGAACTATCACAGGAGAATATTTTAACTGCAAAGGGACAGGCTGCCTTTCTTTATCATAAGCGATCCACGGCAATCTTAACCCAAAAATAATTTTGTTAACAAAAATCCTGTCTCCATTATCATAGGATCCGTGAAGTGTCGGCTCCATGGAACCGGTCGGAATCTTAAAAGGCTGTAAAAATAATCCGCGGACTATCAAAGCAAGTATGCCCGCCCATAAAAGAGACTCGATAAATTCCCTGAAAGCCCCTTTTTTATATCTCTTCAATTCGTCCTCAAGCAGTAATATCTTCTGTAATGCGGCGTCAATGTCCTGCCTGCCTTTCAATGCCTGCCTGACTTCAGACATGGTTTTTATGGCGCTCAGATACCAGTCTCTGCCTTTTTCCCTCTTTGCTCTTTTTATAAGTTCTTTGACCGATTTATAAGCCTTTTTTGAATCCCGATATTTTTTCATCTCTGTTATTTTTTTCACGGTATCTCCTTTGTATTAATCGTTTTTCAGCACGGCGGTAAACGCTCTTTGGGGAATATTGACTTTCCCGACCAGCTTCATCCTTTTTTTGCCTTCCTTTTGTTTTTCAAGCAATTTTCTCTTCCTGGTTATATCACCGCCGTAGCATTTCGCAATCACATCTTTCCTTAGCGCTTTTATGTTGCTCCTGGCAATTACTTTGCCCCCCACAGATGCCTGCAACGGTATCTGGAAAAGATGCTGGGGTATAAGGTCCTTCAATTTTTCAGTTATCTGCCTTCCCTTTGTCTCAGCTTTAGACGAATGCACAAGCGTCGAAAAAGCGTCAACCGGCTCTCCGTTAACAAGAATCTCAAGTTTAACTATATTTGATGTCTTATATCTGTCAAATTCATAATCCATGGAACCGAAACCTCTTGTCGCAGATTTTATCTTATCATGAAAATCGATTATAATCTCATTCATGGGCATATCAAAGGTCATCAGCACCCTCCGCTGATCAAGTGTCTCTGTCTGCAGCAAATCCCCTCTTCTATCCCTGCAGATCTGAATGATAGACCCCAGTGATTCAGTCGGGCATATCACAAACATTTTCACGAACGGTTCCTCAATATTATCTATCTCGTTCACAGGAGGCAACTTTAACGGATTATCTATGGATATCTGTTCGCCGTTTTTCAGGTTAATCCTGTATATAACGCTCGGATGGGTCATTACAATATCCAGGTCATATTCTCTCTCTATCCTTTCCTGGAATATTTCCATGTGCAGCAGACCGAGAAATCCGCATCTGAAACCGAAACCGAGCGCTGCTGAATTTTCAGGTTCAAACTTCAGGGAAGCGTCATTTAAAGAAAATTTTTCAAGAACGCTTTTCAAATCCGGATAATCCGCGCTGTTTGAAGGATAAACTCCGCTGTAAACCATGGGATGGATCTGTTTAAATCCCGGGACCGCTTCCGAAACAGGGTCCTTCTCGCTTGTGATAGTGTCGCCGATGATAATATCCGAAGCATCCTTGATATTAGAGATGATATAGCCAACCTCTCCGCATACAAGTTCGCTGACAGGTGTCGCCTTAGGTTTAAAGATACCTACCTCCACGACTTCAAATATCTTATTCCTCCCCATTAAAAAAATCTTCATGCCTTTGCCTACTTTTCCGCCAAACACTCTTACATGCAGTATAACGCCGCGAAAAGAGTTATATACCGAATCAAATATAAGCGCTTTTAATTTGTTTTCGGCCGGAACGGCGGGCGGGTCAATCCGGCCGATAATCCTGTCCAGGAGCTCTTTTATCCCGCTGCCCGTCTTTGCGCTCGTCAGAACCGCGTCATCGGCCGGGATCTGCAGGATATCTTCGATCTGGTGTTTAACGCTTTCCACATCCGCGTTAGGCAAATCAACTTTGTTGATAACAGGAATTATTTTTAAACCGTAGCTGGATGCAAGATGTATATTAGCAACTGTCTGAGCTTCCACTCCCTGAGAAGCGTCCACAAGCAAAAGCGCGCCTTCACAGGAAGCAAGGCTTCTTGAAACTTCGTGAGCGAAATCAACATGGCCGGGGGTATCGATGATATTAAGCATATATGTCTGCCCGTCGTCAGCTTTATAATCAATCCGGACAGGATGAGCCTTAATGGTTATGCCCCTTTCCCGCTCTAAATCCATGTCATCAAGCACCTGTTCACGGAATTCACGCTTATCAATAGAACCTGTTATTTCCAGCATTCTGTCGGCAAGAGTTGATTTGCCGTGGTCTATATGGGCAATGATAGAAAAATTTCTTATATTTTCAATTTTCATATTTCTGCAAAGCATCTCTGAATTGTCGCACTGTGGAAGTAATATCGGGCGTTCTGAAAATTGAAGTTCCCGCGACGATAATATTTATACCGGCTTTTACGGCGTTTACCGCGGTTTCCAGCGTTATTCCTCCGTCAATCTCCAATTCGGTTTCTAAATTATTCTCATCTATAAGCTTTTTCGCCGCTCTTACTTTATCCAGGACTGATCCAATGAATTTTTGTCCGCCGAAACCGGGATTAACCGACATGAAAAGAACAAGATCAACCTTATCAACAATATTTTCAATCTCGCAAAAAGGAGTGGGAGGGTTAATGGAAACGCCGCATTTCACTCCCAGAGACCTGATTTTCCTGATGATCTTTTCGGGATCCTTTTCGGCTTCTATATGGAATGTAATCAGATCAGAACCGGCTTCGGCAAAAACAGGCGCGTATTTAAGAGGCTCTGCTATCATAAGGTGGACATCCAGGAAAAGTCCGGTCGTATTCCTTATAGATCTGACTATATCCGGCCCGAAAGTTATGTTTGGAACAAAATGGCCGTCCATCACATCTATATGAAGCATGTCAACACCTGCATCTTCAGCCTTTTTCACCTCCTCGGACATTTTTCCGAAATCAGCTGCCAGCAAAGACGGGGCAATTTTAATCAAATCTATCCTCCCTGTTAAGTAATGGCTTATAACTTTTTTAATATTTTTTCTATTTTCGACGGTTTATCAATTAATCCTATCCCTGAAATACCGATATTTTCAGGAGTAAAGTAATCCGCGGCTATTCTCCGGATATCGGCGGCGGCAACAGACTGGACTTTGGCTATCACTTCATCATACGGAATTATACGGTCCAGCAGGATTAAGCTTTCACCCGCTCTGTACATCTGGGATGTCGTTCTTTCCATCGCAAGCATAAACTGACCGATATAATATTCCTTCGCCCTTTCAATTTCTTCAGATGAAACTTTTGACGACCTGATTTTATTGAGCTCTCTCATTATAAGCGAAACGGCCTGTTCAACCCTTCCGGCGTCAAAACCGCCCGAAATAGTAAAACAGCCGGAATCCTTATAATATTCAACGGCGGAAGATATATTATAGGATAATCCATACTTCTCCCTTATAGATTGAAAAAGCCTTGAACTCATATTTTCGCCGAGTATCACGCTCAGGATATTAAACGCATATTTATCCTTATGCCCTCTTTCAACCGTTTTAACGCCCAGGGCAAGATGTACTTGTTCCGTTTTCTTGTTTAAAAATATATTTCTCCTGTTGAGCGGTTTTTGTTCATAGCCCAAAAACCCGGGAGCCGGTTTTCCCGGAAGATTTCTGACCCATTTTTCAGACTCTTTCACTACTGTATCATGCTTGATATTGCCGGCAACAGAGATAACTGTATTGGAAGTGGTATAATTAGCGTTCATATATCTTAAAATATCATCCCTGGTTATAGATGAAACCGTATCAACGGAACCTATCAAAGGCTTCCCCAGAGGATGTCCCTCCCATATAATGGATTTTATTAAATCATGAATATGCTGATCCGGCATATCATGATACATATTTATTTCTTCTTTTATTACACCCCTCTCCCTTTCTATTTCCCTGGGATCGAAAATAGAATTTATATATATGTCAAATAATATCTCGGAGGCGGTATGAAAGTATTTACTGGATACTTTTGCCATATAGAACGTATATTCCTCTGAAGTATAGGCATTTAATATGCCGCCTACCCCTTCAATAGCCTCGGATATTTTTCTGCATGTCCTGTGGGTTGTCCCTTTAAAAAGCAAGTGCTCGAGGAAGTGCGAGATCCCCGATTGGCGTTCGGCCTCATATCTTCCTCCCGTTGCGACCCAGATGCCCATCGAAACGGAATGCATATGCTTCATCTCGGTGGTCACTATTCTTATGCCGTTGGAAAGTTTAGTTATCTTAATTTTGTTATTCATTCTTTTTCCTGACTAAGTCCCCCGGGCGGGCGCAACTCTTAAACCTGACTTTCACTTTCATTCCGGGATTCGCTTCTTTCAAAACCCCGCCGTCCAGGTCAAACATCAGGCTTATCGTTTCTTCCCTGTCACATCCGATATCCGGACCTATCACCTCAACCGAATCACCTTTCCTGATCTTATTCCTCACTTCTAATATAACGGTGCCTTTCAACGACTTTTCTACAATTCCCAAAAAATCATATTTTCTTTCGTACGCGGACGTGCCGGCAATCTGCATATCCGAATCGGAACCTCTGCCAACATAGAAACCAGTAGTATATTTCCTGTGGCTTATTTTTTCAAGTTCTTCGATTGTTTTTTTCGGCGCTCTCTTTTTCCCCGCATAACAGCAATCCACGGCATTTCTGTAAGCGCGGACAACACAGGCTATATAATACAGGCTTTTCATTCTTCCTTCTATCTTAATGGCGTCTACGCCCGCTTCCGCGATTTCCGTAATATAATCAACCATATTTAAGTCTTTCGAATTTAAAATATACGAACCGCGGGCGGAAGATTCAATCTGAAAATATTCGCCCGGCCGTTTTTCTTCAACCAGATAATATTTCCACCTGCAAGGATGGGTGCACTTCCCTTCATTTGCGCTTCTGCCCGTCATCACAGAACTTAACAGGCACCTGCCCGAATAAGAAACACACATCGCCCCGTGGCAAAAAATTTCCAGCTCCATATCCGGGACTGCTTTCTTTATCATGCGAATATCCCTTAAGGCGACTTCCCTTCCCAATATTATCCGGTCGACACCCGATCCCTTCCAGAATAACACCGACGAGGAGTTTAATGTGTTGGCCTGTGTGCTTAAATGGATCTTTACTCCGCGACATAAGAGGTTGCGCGCAATTTTTATCATTCCGGGGTCCGAAACAATGATGGCATCCGGTTTTATAACGTTGATCTTTTTTATCGCAGTTTCGGCTTTCTTTAAATCAGACTCTTTAAGATAAGCGTTCATGGCAATATATAATTTTTTGCCGGCTTTCCTTGCTTCTTTTGAAATGGTCTCCGCATCGCGGAAATTAAGCTCTTCGGCATATGCGCGCAGGCTCATTCCCGGATAGCCTATATAAACGGCGTCAGCCCCGTAAAGAAAAGCTGTTTTGAGTTTTTCAATGTTTCCGGCGGGAGCTACCAATTCTATTTTATGTTTTTTTTTCATTTGCGCAGGGTTTCCGCAGAAAATCACATCTGTCTGCTATTCTCAAGATGGTCCAGAAAATTTTGCAGCATGATCTGGGCTGCGAGGGAATCTACTTTTTCTTTTCTTTTTTTTCTCGTTATATTCGCGGATATCAATATCCTCTGCGCAGAAACAGTGGTCAACCTTTCATCCCAGAGATTGACATTTATGTTCAATTCTTTATTAATCTTTTCGGCGAGGTCTTTAACTTTTCTGCTTCCGGGACTGTCTTTGCCGGACATGTTAACCGGATTACCTATAACAATAGATGTAATTCCTTTATTTTCAATTAGTTGCGCTAAATGATTAATAAATTGGTCTATGTCTGTGAAATGGACAAAACCCAATCCCTGAGCCGTAATATTCAAATCATCGCTAACGGCGAGTCCGACCCTTTTATGCCCGAAATCTACACCTAAAAACTTCATAGATATTCTGTCTTCCCTTTTTTCTGTATCAAACTTACAATTTTTTTCACTTCCGGCGCGCTATCCGCCGGACATACCATAACCGCATCCTCTGTTTTTACCGCTATAACACCATGCATATCCGCCATTCCCAAGGCTCCCTTATCGGATATTGCCACACAATCCCTGCAATTGGACATAAATACATCACCCGATATATAATTGCCCGAGGGATCCGGCTTTATAAACCTTTTGAGGCTGGCCCATGTCCCGAGGTCATCCCAGCCGAAATCACCCTCAACCATCGCGATATTCCGCGATTTCTCCATAAGGGCATAGTCTATGGAATCTTTCACCATTCCCGGATATTCCCTGTTCATCACTTTTCTTATAGAATGTCCGGCGTTCAGGAAAAGAGACATGCTCTTCCTGTATTGGGGAGCATGCCTGATAAACTCATCGATAAACACATCAGCCCTCCATATAAACATCCCGCTGTTCCATTTTAATCCGCTTTTCAGATATCTCTTTGCAGCCTGAAGAGAAGGTTTCTCTTTGAATTTTTTTACGGGGAATATCCTGATTTTGTTTTTATTGCATAACTTTTTTCCATATTCTATATAGCCATATTCAGTGCTCGGATAATATGGAGTTATTCCCACTGTAACCAGTTTCTTTTCCCTGGACGCAAAACCGGATGCTTCTTTCAGTGTTTCCAGATAAACGGCCTCGTCGGAAATATAACTGTCCGCGGGAAGCATCAATATCACGGCATCTTTCATTTTCCGAAAAATAATAGCCGCGGCCAGGGCGGCGCACGGGGCGGTATTCCGTCCGACAGGCTCGGCGATTATATTCCCGCCGGGGATATCCTTAAGCTGTTTCTTCGCCGGGGCAAGCTGTTTGGCGCCTGTAATAACAAAAATATTTTGAGGCCTGACAAGTTTTTTAATCCTGGAAACGGAAAGCTGCGCAAGTGTTTTTTGCCCGTAAACCGCAAGGAATTGCTTGGGTGTCGATTCTCTGCTGCGCGGCCAGAACCTCTCCCCTTTTCCCCCGGCCATTAATACCGCATATATTTTCTTATTCATTCCTGCCTACATAAGCCCTTTTGTCAGTGATGCAATATATTTTTTCATTACTTTTCCAATATTCGCCGAGTTAATATTATCCTCAATCTTTTTCACAGCGGCGCTTCCCACGACAACCGCATCACAATACCCGGATACTTCCTTTACCTGCCCGGGAGTAGAGATGCCGAAACCGACAGCGACAGGTAATTTCGTATGCTTTTTTATCTTTTTCACCATAGACGGAGCATCCCCGCTTAAATCCTTCCTCGCGCCTGTAACCCCTGTTCTCGAGACACAATATATAAAACCCGAAGAAACCCTGACAATATCCCTTATTCTGTTTTCGGGAGTAGTCGGGGTTATCAGAAATATTGTTTTGATATTATTTTTTGACGCCAATAAAACATATTCCTCCGCTTCCTCATGGGGAAGGTCCAATATCAGCACTCCGTCCACCCCGTTTTTGCCGCAATCAAAAATAAATCTTTTTAATCCATAATTTAAGACGGGATTATAATACGTAAAAAGGACCAAAGGGATATCTATTTTCCCCTTCCTGATCCTTTTCACAAGATTTAAAACATCTCTCACGGAGGTATGCCGCTTTAAGGATCTTGAAGAAGCTCTCTGTATGGTAGGCCCGTCGGCCAGCGGATCGGAAAAAGGTATCCCGAGTTCAAGTATATCGACTCCGGCTTTTTCAACCTGGGAAATAATTTTGAAAGAATCGGACATATCGGGATCGCCGGCGGTCAGGTAAAGGATAAACCCCTTCCCTGAAGTTTTTCTGAGTTCAGCAAATTTTTTATCTATTCTGTTCATGATAATCAAGATATGTAATCGCCCACAACCTGCACGTCCTTATCGCCTCTGCCTGACAGGTTGATTATTATCAGTTTGTTTCTGCCCAGCTTTTTACGGTTTTTCATTACATACGCTACCGCATGAGCGCTTTCAAGCGCAGGGATTATACCCTCGTTTTTACATAAAAAAATAAAAGCATTCACCGCATCTTTGTCGGAAACCGCATCGTATTGGATTCTGCCTTTTTCAAAAAGGTAACTGTGTTCGGGCCCCACACCCGCATAATCCAGGCCGGCTGAGATGGAATGCGTGGTGGATATCTGCCCATTTTCATCCTGCAGGACATAAGATTTAGAACCGTGCAGAACTCCTATCCGCCCCCCTTTAAAACGAGCGGCGTGCTTTCCTGTTTTAATACCCAGTCCACCGGCTTCGACACCTATAAATTTAACTTTTTTATCTTTCAGAAAATTATAGAATAAGCCTATGGAGTTGCTGCCCCCGCCGACACAGGCGACCAGATAATCGGGAAGCCTTCCCTCTTTCTTCAAAATCTGACTTTTAGCTTCCACACCGATAATCTTCTGAAAATCCCTTACAATCATAGGATAAGGGTGCGGGCCGCCGACAGAACCCAGGATATAATGAGTATGGCGCACATTCGTTACCCAATCCCTGATTGCCTCATTCATTGCATCCTTCAGCGTTCTGCTCCCCGATTTAACGCTGATAACATTAGCTCCCAGAAGGTTCATCCTGAATACATTGAGGTTCTGCCTGTGAATATCCTCTTCTCCCATATATATCTCGCATTTTATGCCGAACATTGCGGAAACGGTGGCAGCGGCGACACCATGCTGTCCCGCCCCTGTTTCCGCTATTATCCGTTTCTTCCCCATCCTTCTGGCAAGAAGTATCTGTCCGATAGTGTTATTGATTTTATGGGCTCCCGTATGAAGCAGATCTTCCCTCTTAAGATAAATCTTATGCCCGAGTTTCCGCGATAACCTTTCCGCATAGTAAAGAGGCGTAGGCCTGCCGGCATATTCATGAAGATAATAATTCAACTCGTCCTTAAATGATTTTTCTTTTATGCATTTCCTGTAACATATCTCAAGCTCGGCGAGCGCATTCATTAACGTTTCAGGCACAAACTTGCCGCCGAATTTTCCGAACATTCCTCTTTTATCGGGATTCATTGTTGAAATTTCCTTCTTTAAAATATTAGCGCTTTTTTCGCAAGATTAATGAAATCCTTCATTTTAGCGTGATCTTTTATCCCTGGAGATTTTTCAATCCCGCTGGATACATCCACGGCGTCAGGCTTAACCGTCATCAAAGCCCCTATAAGATTTCCTATTTTAAGGCCCCCTGACAGGATAACAGCTTTGTTCTCCCTTCTTAGAGAAGATACTATATGCCAGTCAAATGCATGTCCTGTCCCGCCCCTTTTATTCTTATCGTAAGCATCCAGGAGTATGAAATCAGTCGCGGAATATTTTTCTATCTCCTGAATATCATCTTTACCTGAAACCCTGAAGGCTTTGATTATCTTGCGCCCGAAATTACCGCAGAACTCCGGTGTCTCATCGCCGTGAAACTGAAGATAATCGAGATCACAAAAATCCGCAATCCGCCGTATTTCCCTCTCATCTTCATTTACAAACACACCCACAGTTGTGACAAATGGAGGTAAAGACCTGATAATTTTTCTTGCTTCGTCCGGTTTTATTTTTCTCGGGCTGTCTGCGAAAACAAAACCGAGCGCATCGGCCCCGTAAGCGCACGCCGCATCCGCGTCTTCAAAATTTGTAATCCCGCAGATTTTGACTCTTATCATAACCAACCCTTTAATGTTTTGAAATTTTAAACGCTTTTATCATCGCCTTCTTATCTTTTTCCTTCATAAGGGATTCCCCGACCAGTACAGCGTCAGCCCCCGCGTTAGCGACGCGCATTACATCCGATTTTGAAGAAAAACCGCTTTCGGATATTTTTATGATGCCTTCCGGGATTTCAGGCAAAAGTTTTTCCGATGTTCCGATATCTATCTTAAAATCGTTCAGGTTCCTGTTGTTTATACCGATGATTTTTATCCCGTTGATGCCAATAACATTATTCAGCTCATATTCGTCATGGACTTCAACGATTACATCAAGATACAGATTAAACGATATGTCCAGCATCTCTTTAATTTTATCTTTCGAAACGGCTTTTGCTATTAAAAGCACGGCATCAGCCCCGGCAGCCTTGCTCTCATAAAGCTGATAAGTGTCTATAATAAAATCCTTCCTTAACACAGGCAGTTTAGTATTAACCTTTATATTGACCATGTCGTCCAGAGAACCTTTAAAATATTTTTCATCTGTCAACACCGATATCGCATCAGCTCCGCCCTCTTCATACTGGGAAACAATGGAAACAGGGTCATAGGAATCGACTATATCGCCTTTTGAAGGTGAGGCTTTTTTTAATTCTGCGACGACGGATATAAAATCATCCTGATTTATCGCGGCGGCAAACGGCCTGGTCAAAGGCGCCATTTCGCATTTATCTTTCAGGATCTCCAGAGGTAATTTCTTTTTTCTTTCTTTAATTTCCTGTTCCTTATATTTTAATATTTCTTCAAGTATCATAAGCCGTTTATCCCCTGTTGGTAAAAGCAATCAATGATTTAAGTTTATTATACGCCCTGCCCGAATCAATGGATTCAACCGCCATGGATATCGATTCATCCATATCCTTCCCTTTCCCCGCGCACATTATAGCCGCGCCCGCATTTAATAATACAATATCCCTGGGCGCCGATTTTTCACCTTTGAGCACAGATAAAAGTATACGCGTGTTGTAATCCGCGTCTCCTCCTTTTATATCATTTACGGAAGCTGTTTTGAAACCGTAATCTCCCGGATTTATTTCGTAATCTTTTACTTTCCCGTTGTTCAGTTCCGAAACAAATGTCCTGTCCGTAATTGTAATCTCGTCTATGCCGTCCATGCCGTGGACCACCATCGCCCTTCTTGTGCCTAATTTGTTCAAAACTTCGGCTAAAATACGAGTGTATTGCCTGTTAAAAACACCTATGAGCTGATATTCGGCCGATGCGGGATTTGTAATAGGCCCGAGTATATTAAAAATTGTCCTTGTCTTCAGTTCTTTCCTGGGGCCGGTCGCAAACCGCATGGCAGGATGAAATGACGGGGCAAACAAAAAACCTATACCGACCTTGTCAATACAATCTGCAACCCCGGTTTCGTCAATGTTTACATTTACTCCCGCTTTCAGTAAAACATCCGCGCTCCCGCATTTGCTTGAAACAGCCTTATTGCCGTGTTTCGCGACCTTAATACCGGCCCCCGCGGCAACAAAAGCGGTTACTGTTGATATGTTAAACGTATCGGCCCCGTCGCCGCCGGTCCCGCATGTATCCAGCACATCATCTGTTATGTTTATTTTTTTCGCCTCTTTTCTCATGGCCAGCGCGCTGCCGGTAATCTCATCAATACTCTCGCCTTTCATTTTCAAGGCAATCAGGTAACCGGCTATCTGGGAAGGCAAAACGCTGCCGTGCATGATCTGGCTCATCACATCAAATGATTCTTCAACGGTCAGGTTCTGCTTCTCCGCAATTTTCGAAATAGCTTCTGTTATATCCATATATTATAATCCCAATAATGATTTTACTTCGGGAAGCGCCTTTAACCCCGCTTCCTTTCCGTGTTCTATTATGTCTTTCATCCTGAAATAACCCATCGGCGGAACATTGCTGACATCGGGATATATCACATAATCGGGTTTATCTTTTTTAAGCCTGAGAGCGGCTATATTATCCTCCATAATATATATTGAATTTATTACAACATCAAACATATTAATATTGTCTTTTTCCGCCTGATCCTCCGCCGAAGCTTCGTCTTTTATATTTGAAAGGAAATCATCGACTTTATTTTTAACATCCTCAGGCGAAGGGATAACCCCGTTTTTCCTGCTCCGGTTTATCACAATCTCCTTATTGTAATTTTTGACTTCGGTATTGACTTTGACTCCTATCGCAATGATATCTTTATCAATCGACTTCAGAATAGAAACAGGGACAGGGTTCATTATGCTCCCGTCCACAAGGTGCTTTCCGTCAATTTTTACCGGAATAAATACGCCCGGAATGGAGATACTCGCTCTTACGGCCTGAATCAGGTTTCCCCGGGACAGTATAACTTCCTCGCCGGAAAGAATATCGGCGGCAACGACCGCAAGAGGTATATCCAGATCTTCAAATGTTTTATTGCCCAGAAAATAAAAAAGGAATTTCTCAATATTATATCCGCTTATCAAACCCAGCCGCGAAGGCTTCGGCATGAAAAGACTTATTATCTGTTTCTTATCCAGAGAAAGAAGCAGCTCCTCAAATTCTTTCATCGGAAAAGAAGAACAGTATACGGCGCCGATCAATGCCCCGATACTTGTTCCGCAAACACAATCAAATCTTATGCCGTTTTCTTCGAATACCCTGAGGACCCCTATATGAGAAAGACCTTTTGCGGCGCCGCTCCCGAGAGCTATTCCTATCTTTTTCTTTTTTTTCTTTAAAAAAAACACCCTGCCGCCCTTATATAATGCCGGAAAAACCGGCTGTTTTTAAAGTTTCAGGAAATTATTGATTATTTTTTTTCCTTCTTTGGTCAATACCGATTCCGGATGGAACTGGACGCCCCATACCGGAAATTTCCTGTGTTTTACGGCCATTATTTCCTTTTCTTTTGTTACGGCGGTAATATCCAGGCAATCAGGAACGCTGTCCTTCCCGATTACAAGGGAATGATATCTTGTGGCGATAAACGGGTTCTCCACATTTTCGAAAATATCTTTGCCGTTATGATAAATCATCGAAGTTTTACCGTGCATGAGTTTATCCGCCCTAACTATTTTTCCCCCAAAGGCCTCCCCTATACATTGATGGCCCAGGCATACTCCGAGAATAGGTTTTTTACCCGACATTTTTCTTATCAGCTCAACGGAAATGCCCGCTTCACGGGGGGTGCATGGTCCGGGCGAAATAATCAGCTTCTCAAACTTTATCTTTTCAACGTCTTCTACGGAAATCTTATCGTTGCGGTATACAAGCGGAGTATAACCCAATTCTCCTATATACTGGACGATGTTATATGTAAAGGAATCGTAATTATCTATCAATAAAATCATACTGTTCTCCGGATTAGTTTTTAAACATTTCAGCCAATTCCACGGCTTTTACCATAGCTTTCGCTTTATTAACGGTTTCAAAAAATTCTTTTTCAGGGACCGAATCCGCGACAATCCCCGCCCCCGCCTGAATAAACGCTTTTTTCCCCTTAACAACCATTGTCCTTATGGCAATGGCAGAATCCAGGTTTCCCGAAAA includes these proteins:
- the trpC gene encoding indole-3-glycerol phosphate synthase TrpC: MILEEILKYKEQEIKERKKKLPLEILKDKCEMAPLTRPFAAAINQDDFISVVAELKKASPSKGDIVDSYDPVSIVSQYEEGGADAISVLTDEKYFKGSLDDMVNIKVNTKLPVLRKDFIIDTYQLYESKAAGADAVLLIAKAVSKDKIKEMLDISFNLYLDVIVEVHDEYELNNVIGINGIKIIGINNRNLNDFKIDIGTSEKLLPEIPEGIIKISESGFSSKSDVMRVANAGADAVLVGESLMKEKDKKAMIKAFKISKH
- a CDS encoding phosphoribosylanthranilate isomerase, with translation MVMIRVKICGITNFEDADAACAYGADALGFVFADSPRKIKPDEARKIIRSLPPFVTTVGVFVNEDEREIRRIADFCDLDYLQFHGDETPEFCGNFGRKIIKAFRVSGKDDIQEIEKYSATDFILLDAYDKNKRGGTGHAFDWHIVSSLRRENKAVILSGGLKIGNLIGALMTVKPDAVDVSSGIEKSPGIKDHAKMKDFINLAKKALIF
- the trpA gene encoding tryptophan synthase subunit alpha, giving the protein MNRIDKKFAELRKTSGKGFILYLTAGDPDMSDSFKIISQVEKAGVDILELGIPFSDPLADGPTIQRASSRSLKRHTSVRDVLNLVKRIRKGKIDIPLVLFTYYNPVLNYGLKRFIFDCGKNGVDGVLILDLPHEEAEEYVLLASKNNIKTIFLITPTTPENRIRDIVRVSSGFIYCVSRTGVTGARKDLSGDAPSMVKKIKKHTKLPVAVGFGISTPGQVKEVSGYCDAVVVGSAAVKKIEDNINSANIGKVMKKYIASLTKGLM
- a CDS encoding sugar phosphate nucleotidyltransferase, with product MNKKIYAVLMAGGKGERFWPRSRESTPKQFLAVYGQKTLAQLSVSRIKKLVRPQNIFVITGAKQLAPAKKQLKDIPGGNIIAEPVGRNTAPCAALAAAIIFRKMKDAVILMLPADSYISDEAVYLETLKEASGFASREKKLVTVGITPYYPSTEYGYIEYGKKLCNKNKIRIFPVKKFKEKPSLQAAKRYLKSGLKWNSGMFIWRADVFIDEFIRHAPQYRKSMSLFLNAGHSIRKVMNREYPGMVKDSIDYALMEKSRNIAMVEGDFGWDDLGTWASLKRFIKPDPSGNYISGDVFMSNCRDCVAISDKGALGMADMHGVIAVKTEDAVMVCPADSAPEVKKIVSLIQKKGKTEYL
- the trpD gene encoding anthranilate phosphoribosyltransferase; amino-acid sequence: MDITEAISKIAEKQNLTVEESFDVMSQIMHGSVLPSQIAGYLIALKMKGESIDEITGSALAMRKEAKKINITDDVLDTCGTGGDGADTFNISTVTAFVAAGAGIKVAKHGNKAVSSKCGSADVLLKAGVNVNIDETGVADCIDKVGIGFLFAPSFHPAMRFATGPRKELKTRTIFNILGPITNPASAEYQLIGVFNRQYTRILAEVLNKLGTRRAMVVHGMDGIDEITITDRTFVSELNNGKVKDYEINPGDYGFKTASVNDIKGGDADYNTRILLSVLKGEKSAPRDIVLLNAGAAIMCAGKGKDMDESISMAVESIDSGRAYNKLKSLIAFTNRG
- the trpB gene encoding tryptophan synthase subunit beta produces the protein MNPDKRGMFGKFGGKFVPETLMNALAELEICYRKCIKEKSFKDELNYYLHEYAGRPTPLYYAERLSRKLGHKIYLKREDLLHTGAHKINNTIGQILLARRMGKKRIIAETGAGQHGVAAATVSAMFGIKCEIYMGEEDIHRQNLNVFRMNLLGANVISVKSGSRTLKDAMNEAIRDWVTNVRHTHYILGSVGGPHPYPMIVRDFQKIIGVEAKSQILKKEGRLPDYLVACVGGGSNSIGLFYNFLKDKKVKFIGVEAGGLGIKTGKHAARFKGGRIGVLHGSKSYVLQDENGQISTTHSISAGLDYAGVGPEHSYLFEKGRIQYDAVSDKDAVNAFIFLCKNEGIIPALESAHAVAYVMKNRKKLGRNKLIIINLSGRGDKDVQVVGDYIS